The genomic DNA CTAAGCCTCGCCTGGCAGATCCTCATCGGTCTGGTGCTGGGGATTGCATTGGGCGCGCTGCTCAACCATTTCAGTGCCGAGAAGGCCTGGTGGATCAGCAACGTACTGCAACCGGCGGGCGACATCTTTATCCGCCTGATCAAGATGATCGTGATCCCGATCGTGATTTCCTCGCTGATCGTCGGCATTGCCGGGGTCGGTGACGCCAAGAAACTCGGGCGTATCGGCCTCAAGACCATCCTTTACTTCGAAATCGTCACCACCATCGCCATCGTCGTCGGCCTGCTGCTGGCCAACTTCTTCCAGCCGGGCAGCGGCATCGACATGAGCACCCTGGGCACGGTGGACATTTCCAAGTACCAGGCCACGGCCGCGGAAGTCCAGCATGAACATGCGTTCATCCAGACCATCCTCAACTTGATCCCGTCGAACATCTTCGCCGCCGTCGCCCGTGGCGAGATGCTGCCGATCATTTTCTTCTCCGTCTTGTTCGGCCTGGGCCTGTCCAGCCTGCAATCGGACCTGCGCGAACCGCTGGTGAAAATGTTCCAGGGCGTGTCGGAAAGCATGTTCAAAGTCACCCACATGATCATGCAATACGCGCCGATCGGTGTGTTCGCCCTGATCGCGGTGACGGTCGCCAACTTCGGCTTCGCCTCCCTTCTGCCTCTGGCGAAACTGGTGATCCTGGTTTACGTCGCCATCGCCTTCTTCGCTTTCGTGGTGCTGGGCCTGATCGCCCGCCTGTTCGGCTTCTCGGTGCTCAAGCTGATGCGCATCTTCAAGGATGAGTTGGTGCTGGCCTACTCCACCGCCAGTTCCGAAACCGTGCTGCCGCGGGTGATCGAGAAGATGGAAGCCTACGGCGCGCCGAAAGCCATCTGCAGCTTCGTGGTGCCCACCGGCTACTCGTTCAACCTCGACGGTTCGACCCTGTACCAGAGCATCGCGGCGATTTTCATCGCTCAGCTGTATGGCATCGACTTGTCCATCAGCCAGCAGTTGCTACTGGTGCTGACCCTGATGGTCACCTCCAAAGGCATCGCTGGCGTACCGGGCGTGTCGTTCGTGGTGCTGCTGGCCACCTTGGGCAGCGTGGGCATTCCGCTGGAAGGCCTGGCCTTCATCGCCGGTGTCGACCGCATCATGGACATGGCCCGTACCGCGCTGAACGTCATCGGCAACGCCCTGGCCGTGTTGGTCATCGCCCGTTGGGAAGGCATGTACGACGATGCCAAGGGCCAGCGCTACTGGAACTCTCTGCCGCACTGGCGCAGCAAGGAGCCGCTGCCGGCGGGGGAAACTTCCAGCCGTTGATCCATTGGGGGGAGTTCGGGCCAGCAACAAAGTGCCTGAACAACCCCGGTTATTGTGGGAGCGAGCTTGCTCGCGATAGCGCCAGATCCGTCAGCATTGATGTTGGCTGACCCACCGTTATCGCGAGCAAGCTCGGCTCCCACAGGAATTTTTGCCAGGCGCAAAGCCTCCGAACGACCCGGTCATTGTGGGAGCGAGCTTGCTCGCGATAGCGTCGGATCAGTCAGTATCGATGTGACTGACCCACCGTCATCGCGAGCAAGCTCGGCTCCCACAGGAATTTTTGCCAGGCGCGAAGCCTCTGAACGCCCCGGTCATTGTGGGAGCGAGCTTGCTCGCGATAGCGCCAGATCCGTCAGCATTGATGTTGGCTGACCCACCGCTATCGCGAGCAAGCTCGGCTCCCACAGGAATTTTTGCCAGGCGCGAAGCCTCTGAACGCCCCGGTCATTGTGGGAGCGAGCTTGCTCGCGATAGCGCCAGATCCGTCAGCATTGATGTTGGCTGACCCACCGCTATCGAGAGCAAGCTCGGCTCCCACAGGAATTTTTGCCAGGCGCGAAGCCTCTGAACGCCCCGGTCATTGTGGGAGCGAGCTTGCTCGCGATAGCGTCGGATCAGTCAGTATCGATGTTGACTGACCCACCGTCATCGCGAGCAAGCTCGGCTCCCACAGGAATTTTTGCCAGGCGCAAAGCCTCTGAACGACCCGGTCATTGTGGGAGCGAGCTTGCTCGCGATAGCGCCAGATCCGTCAGCATTGATGTTGGCTGACCCACCGCTATCGCGAGCAAGCTCGGCTCCCACAGGAATTTTTGCCAGGCGCAAAGCCTCTGAACGACCCGGTTATTGTGGGAGCGAGCTTGCTCGCGATAGCGCCAGATCCGTCAGCATTGATGTTGGCTGACCCACCGCTATCGCGAGCAAGCTCGGCTCCCACAGGGTGTTCGTCGATCATCTGCGCAGTGCCAAGCAAACCCCGGGAAATCCGGGGTTTGTCGTTTCTGCCAGCCCCGCTATCATTCGCGGCATCTTCCGGGGGATTTAACCGATGCTCAATGGCCTGTGGCTTGGCTTCTTTATCGTGGCAGCCGTGTCGGCGCTGGCACAGTGGCTGATCGGCGGCAACGCCGGGATTTTCGCGGCCATGGTGGAAAGCATCTTCGCCATGGCCAAGCTGTCAGTGGAGGTGATGGTCCTGCTGTTCGGCACCTTGACCCTGTGGCTGGGCTTTCTGCGCATCGCCGAAAAGGCCGGCATCGTCGACTGGCTGGCCAAGGCCCTCGGCCCGCTGTTCCTGCGCTTGATGCCGGAAGTGCCCGCCGGCCACCCGGCCATTGGCCTGATCACCCTCAACTTCGCTGCCAACGGCCTGGGCCTGGACAACGCGGCCACCCCCATCGGCCTCAAGGCCATGCGCGCCCTGCAAGACCTCAACCCCAGCCCGACCATTGCCAGTAATGCGCAGATCCTGTTTCTGGTACTCAACGCCTCGTCGCTGACGCTGCTGCCGGTGACCATCTTCATGTACCGCGCCCAGCAAGGCGCGCCGGACCCAACCCTGGTGTTCCTGCCGATCCTGCTCGCCACCAGCGCCTCGACCCTGATGGGGCTGCTGTCCGTGGCGTTCATGCAGCGTCTGCGGCTGTGGGACCCGGTGGTGCTGGCTTACCTGATTCCGGGCGCGCTGGTGCTGGGCGGTTTCATGGCACTGTTGGCGACGCTCTCGGCCACGGCGCTGGCGGGGCTTTCATCGGTCCTCGGCAACCTGACGCTGTTTGGCCTGATCATGCTGTTCCTGGTGGTGGGGGCACTGCGCAAGGTCAAGGTGTATGAAGCCTTTGTCGAAGGCGCGAAAGAAGGGTTCGACGTGGCCAAGAGCCTGTTGCCGTACCTGGTAGCGATGCTCTGCGCCGTCGGCGTGCTGCGGGCTTCGGGGGCGCTGGATTTCGGCCTGGACGGTATCCGTCATCTGGTGCAGTGGGCCGGCCTGGACACCCGTTTCGTCGATGCCTTGCCGACCGCCATGGTCAAGCCATTCTCCGGCAGCGCCGCCCGGGCCATGCTGATCGAGACCATGAAGACTTCCGGCGTGGACAGCTTCCCGGCCCTGGTGGCGGCGACCATTCAGGGCAGCACCGAGACCACGTTCTACGTGCTGGCGGTCTATTTCGGTGCCGTGGGTATCCAGCGGGCGCGCCATGCCGTGGGCTGCGCGTTGCTGGCGGAGTTGGCGGGGGTCGTGGCGGCGATTGGCGTTTGCTACTGGTTCTTTGGCTGACCTGATTCTCCCCGCGGCCCCTAGGGTTGGGTCGGCGTTGCGAAACGCTGGCCTTGCTCCAATGTCCAGGCCACCACTTCGGCCGTCAGCCGGTCACCGGCCCGGCCAAAACCGTCCACAACCGCCGGCACTTTCACATCGCTCAACGGCTGGCGCACTTCAAAACGGCGACTGGCCAGGATGCGTTGGTCGAACCCGCGCACCAACAGTGCGTCCAGGCGAATCACCACGCTGGCCGCTGTGCCCTGGTATTCGGTCTGGAACGCCTGCAGTTGTCCGCCCAGTTCCAGGTCCGCTTGCAGGTTGCTGTCGGCGACGCTCAACAGCCAGACGCGCCCGTCCTGGGCAAAACCATCGAGCAGGCGGTTGCGCAACAGCACCGGGGCTGGGTCGCTCCAGCGCGAGGCGGCGTAACTGCTGAACAGATTGCCCTGGGGAATCACCGCTATTTTCGGGCTGTTGAGCACCTCGCTGGTCTGGGGGCTGGCCAGTCGCAGCGACCAGCTCACCGGCGTGCCCGCAGATATCGGGGCCTGGGTGGCCGGCAAGCGATACACATCCGAAGGTTCGGCCTTGGGCAAAATCGAGCAACCACCTGCCAGGGCAAATCCTGCCAGCAAGAGAAGAGGGCGGATAAACCGGTTGGACGGCTTCATGGCGTGAACTCCTTGTCCTTGTCATTGCCCAGCAAATAGCCGCTGGGGTTGGCATCCAGGCGCCGGGAGATCCCCCGCAAGGCACTCAGGGTTTCGCGCAGCTCACGCACGGCTGGCGCCAGGGCATTGAGGCCTTGCATGCCGTTATTCAACGAATCGCGGTTGTCGCTCAACAGTTTGTCGAGGGTCGCGGTGCTGCGAGCCAGGGACTGCATGGCCTGGCCGGCGTTGCCGAACGCCTGTTTGCCCTGGTCGTTGAGCAAACCATTGGCGTTGCGCATCAACGCCGTGGTTTGTTCCAGCGCGGCGCTGGCCTGTTTGCCGATGGACGCCAGTTGCTGCATGGCCTGGCGAATATCGCCGCGCTGCTCGGCAATGACCCCAGTGGTTTGCTCCAGATGCTCAAGCGTCTTGCCCAGGCTTTGGACGTTGTCCGAGGAAAACACCTCATTGGCGTTGTGCAGCAACAGGTTGATGCTGGTCATCAAGTCATCGCTGTTGTTGAGCAGGCGGGCGATGGGCGAGGGTGCGGCGATGATCACCGGCGGTTCACCGTCGTGCCCTGTCAGCGCCGGGCTCTGGGGCGTGCCGCCACTGAGCTGGATAATCGAGGTGCCGGTGATGCCGGTCAATGCCAGCTTGGCCTGGGTGTCTTGCTTGACCGGTGTTTCCCCGCTCAAGCGCACCTGTGCCAACACCCGGCGCGGGTCGTTCGGGTCCAGGCGCAGATTGACGACGTCGCCGACCTTGATCCCGCTGTACTCCACCGAGCTGCCCCGGGACAGCCCGCTGACCGCCTCGTTGAACACCACTTCGTAATACTTGAATTCACTGTCCACGTTGGACTTGGCCAGCCACAGGCCAAACAGCAGGGCGCCGGCCACCACAATGACGGTGAACAGGCCGATCAACACATGATGGGCTCGGGTTTCCATGTCAAACCTCGTTGGATGATGTAGCGGTCGATAACGCCGCGCGGCCGCGAGGGCCATGGAAGTATTCGTGAATCCAGGCATCGTCGGTTTCCGACACCTTGTCGATGACATCGGCCACCAGTACTTTTTTCTGCGCCAGTACCGCCACCCGATCGGTGATGGTGTAGAGGGTGTCCAGGTCGTGGGTGACCAGGAACACGCTCAAGCCCAAGGCATCGCGCAGTGTCAGGATCAGCTGGTCGAACGCCGCCGCACCGATGGGATCGAGGCCGGCGGTGGGTTCGTCGAGAAACAGGATGTCCGGGTCCAGGGCCAGCGCACGGGCCAGGGCGGCGCGCTTGATCATGCCGCCGGACAGTGAGGCGGGGTATTTGTCGGCGGCCGAGAGTGGCAGCCCGGCCAGCGCCAGTTTCACCGCCGCCAAGTGCTCGGCGTCGGCCCGGCTGAGCCCGGCGTGTTCGATCAGTGGCAGGGCGACGTTTTCTGTCACGGTCAGTGACGAAAACAGCGCGCCTTTCTGGAACAACACGCCAAAGCGCCGTTCCACCCGCGAACGTTGTTCCGGGGGCAGGCTCGGCAAGTCCTCGCCGAACACCCGCACAGCACCCTCGCTGGGCCGATTCAGGCCGACGATGCTGCGCAGCAGCACCGATTTGCCGCTGCCGGAGCCGCCGACCACGGCGAGAATCTCGCCCTTGTACACATCCAGATCGAGGTTTTCATGCACGCTCTGGCGGCCAAAGCGATTGCACAGGCCCCGCACCTGAATCACCGCCTCGGTGGGCGGCCGTAAGGGTTGGCTCACCAGTTCATCTCCATGAAAAACAGCGCGGCCACGGCATCGAGCACAATCACCACGAAAATCGACTGCACCACGCTGGAGGTGGTGTGAGCTCCGACCGATTCGGCACTGCCACTGACCTTGAAACCTTCCAGGCAGCCCACGGCAGCGATCAGGAAGGCAAAGATCGGCGCCTTGACCATCCCCACCACGAAATGCTGCACGCCGATGTCTGACTGCAACAGCGTCAGGAACATGGCCGGTGAAATACCCAGCGACAAAGCGCAGACCACACCCCCACCAATAATCCCGGAGAGCATGGCCAGGAAGGTCAGCATCGGCAGCGCCACCAACAGCGCCAGCACCCGTGGAATCACCAGCAACTCGACCGGATCGAGGCCAAGGGTGCGGATCGCGTCGATTTCTTCATTGGCCTTCATCGAGCCGATCTGCGCGGTGAACGCGCTGGCGGTGCGGCCCGCCATGAGGATGGCCGTGAGCAAAACGCCGAATTCGCGCAGGAACGAGAACGCCACCAGGTCCACGGTAAAGATGCTGGCGCCAAAATCGGCCAGCACCGTCGCGCCGAGGAACGCCACCACCGCGCCTACCAGGAACGTCAGCAGGGCGACGATGGGGGCCGCGTCCAGGCCGGTCTGTTCGATATGAACGACCATCGCTGTCATGCGCCAGCGCTTGGGGCGAAACAGGTTGCGGGCCAGGGTTTCCAGGATCAGGCCGACAAAACCCAGCAGTTGCAGGGTGTCTTGCCAGACTTTGTCCACGGCGCGGCCGATACGCGTCAGCAACTGGGTCATCACGCTGACCTGCGGCTCTTTCACCGGCACACAGAAGTCCGTCAGCGAGCAGTAGACCGTCTGCAACAGCGCTCGCTCGGCGGCCGGCAAGCTGCAATCGGGGTGCTCGGCGGTCTTGCCCAGCCGTTCCGACCCCAGCAGTTCCACCAGCAACGAAGCCCCGGCGGTGTCGAGGGCGCCGAGGCTGTTGAGGTCGATCAGGGTGTTTTCGTCGTATTGGCCGCGCAAGGATTCGCTCACGCGCTTGAGCTGCGCGTAATGGGCCAGCGTCCAGTCGCCGCCGACCCAGAGCTTCGCCGCAGAGCCCGACGTGTCCAGCCGGGCAGTGCCAGTGTGGGA from Pseudomonas beijingensis includes the following:
- a CDS encoding MlaE family ABC transporter permease; the protein is MTPGSHTGTARLDTSGSAAKLWVGGDWTLAHYAQLKRVSESLRGQYDENTLIDLNSLGALDTAGASLLVELLGSERLGKTAEHPDCSLPAAERALLQTVYCSLTDFCVPVKEPQVSVMTQLLTRIGRAVDKVWQDTLQLLGFVGLILETLARNLFRPKRWRMTAMVVHIEQTGLDAAPIVALLTFLVGAVVAFLGATVLADFGASIFTVDLVAFSFLREFGVLLTAILMAGRTASAFTAQIGSMKANEEIDAIRTLGLDPVELLVIPRVLALLVALPMLTFLAMLSGIIGGGVVCALSLGISPAMFLTLLQSDIGVQHFVVGMVKAPIFAFLIAAVGCLEGFKVSGSAESVGAHTTSSVVQSIFVVIVLDAVAALFFMEMNW
- a CDS encoding MlaD family protein; protein product: METRAHHVLIGLFTVIVVAGALLFGLWLAKSNVDSEFKYYEVVFNEAVSGLSRGSSVEYSGIKVGDVVNLRLDPNDPRRVLAQVRLSGETPVKQDTQAKLALTGITGTSIIQLSGGTPQSPALTGHDGEPPVIIAAPSPIARLLNNSDDLMTSINLLLHNANEVFSSDNVQSLGKTLEHLEQTTGVIAEQRGDIRQAMQQLASIGKQASAALEQTTALMRNANGLLNDQGKQAFGNAGQAMQSLARSTATLDKLLSDNRDSLNNGMQGLNALAPAVRELRETLSALRGISRRLDANPSGYLLGNDKDKEFTP
- the gltP gene encoding glutamate/aspartate:proton symporter GltP, encoding MKKARLSLAWQILIGLVLGIALGALLNHFSAEKAWWISNVLQPAGDIFIRLIKMIVIPIVISSLIVGIAGVGDAKKLGRIGLKTILYFEIVTTIAIVVGLLLANFFQPGSGIDMSTLGTVDISKYQATAAEVQHEHAFIQTILNLIPSNIFAAVARGEMLPIIFFSVLFGLGLSSLQSDLREPLVKMFQGVSESMFKVTHMIMQYAPIGVFALIAVTVANFGFASLLPLAKLVILVYVAIAFFAFVVLGLIARLFGFSVLKLMRIFKDELVLAYSTASSETVLPRVIEKMEAYGAPKAICSFVVPTGYSFNLDGSTLYQSIAAIFIAQLYGIDLSISQQLLLVLTLMVTSKGIAGVPGVSFVVLLATLGSVGIPLEGLAFIAGVDRIMDMARTALNVIGNALAVLVIARWEGMYDDAKGQRYWNSLPHWRSKEPLPAGETSSR
- a CDS encoding ABC-type transport auxiliary lipoprotein family protein, whose amino-acid sequence is MKPSNRFIRPLLLLAGFALAGGCSILPKAEPSDVYRLPATQAPISAGTPVSWSLRLASPQTSEVLNSPKIAVIPQGNLFSSYAASRWSDPAPVLLRNRLLDGFAQDGRVWLLSVADSNLQADLELGGQLQAFQTEYQGTAASVVIRLDALLVRGFDQRILASRRFEVRQPLSDVKVPAVVDGFGRAGDRLTAEVVAWTLEQGQRFATPTQP
- a CDS encoding ABC transporter ATP-binding protein — translated: MSQPLRPPTEAVIQVRGLCNRFGRQSVHENLDLDVYKGEILAVVGGSGSGKSVLLRSIVGLNRPSEGAVRVFGEDLPSLPPEQRSRVERRFGVLFQKGALFSSLTVTENVALPLIEHAGLSRADAEHLAAVKLALAGLPLSAADKYPASLSGGMIKRAALARALALDPDILFLDEPTAGLDPIGAAAFDQLILTLRDALGLSVFLVTHDLDTLYTITDRVAVLAQKKVLVADVIDKVSETDDAWIHEYFHGPRGRAALSTATSSNEV
- a CDS encoding nucleoside recognition domain-containing protein, with product MLNGLWLGFFIVAAVSALAQWLIGGNAGIFAAMVESIFAMAKLSVEVMVLLFGTLTLWLGFLRIAEKAGIVDWLAKALGPLFLRLMPEVPAGHPAIGLITLNFAANGLGLDNAATPIGLKAMRALQDLNPSPTIASNAQILFLVLNASSLTLLPVTIFMYRAQQGAPDPTLVFLPILLATSASTLMGLLSVAFMQRLRLWDPVVLAYLIPGALVLGGFMALLATLSATALAGLSSVLGNLTLFGLIMLFLVVGALRKVKVYEAFVEGAKEGFDVAKSLLPYLVAMLCAVGVLRASGALDFGLDGIRHLVQWAGLDTRFVDALPTAMVKPFSGSAARAMLIETMKTSGVDSFPALVAATIQGSTETTFYVLAVYFGAVGIQRARHAVGCALLAELAGVVAAIGVCYWFFG